A single genomic interval of Stenotrophomonas sp. ZAC14D1_NAIMI4_1 harbors:
- a CDS encoding class I SAM-dependent methyltransferase, with translation MNHGQGLLEHNRAAWDRQAREASDWSRPVDAETIAAARQGRWQVHLTPRPLPLDWLGDVRGRRILCLASAGGQQAPVLAAAGAVVTVFDLSDGQLAQDRRVAERDGLSLRTVQGDMRDLHAFADGSFDVVFHPISNLYVPDVRPIWAECQRVLARDGLLLASFYNPVVFVGARDPQLQEQGLIRPRYAIPYSDLEDLPAEEREAKLARGEALTFGHSLGDLIGGQLDAGFVVERFMEDWQPRPRFLIDRYLPTFLATRARRIG, from the coding sequence ATGAACCATGGACAGGGATTGCTCGAGCACAACCGCGCGGCGTGGGACCGCCAGGCACGCGAGGCCAGCGACTGGTCGCGCCCGGTCGATGCCGAAACCATCGCTGCCGCACGCCAGGGACGCTGGCAGGTCCACCTGACGCCCCGCCCGCTGCCGCTGGACTGGCTGGGCGATGTACGCGGCCGCCGCATCCTCTGCCTGGCATCGGCCGGTGGCCAGCAGGCGCCGGTGCTGGCCGCCGCTGGCGCGGTGGTCACCGTGTTCGATCTGTCCGACGGGCAGCTGGCGCAGGACCGCCGCGTGGCCGAGCGCGATGGGCTGTCACTGCGCACCGTGCAGGGCGACATGCGTGACCTGCATGCCTTCGCCGATGGCAGCTTCGATGTGGTGTTCCACCCCATTTCCAACCTGTACGTGCCGGATGTGCGCCCAATCTGGGCCGAGTGCCAGCGCGTGCTGGCGCGGGATGGCCTGCTGCTGGCCAGCTTCTACAACCCGGTGGTGTTCGTGGGCGCGCGCGATCCGCAGCTGCAGGAACAGGGCCTGATCCGCCCGCGGTACGCCATTCCGTATTCGGACCTGGAAGACCTGCCGGCCGAAGAGCGCGAGGCCAAGCTGGCCCGTGGTGAAGCACTGACCTTCGGCCACAGCCTGGGCGACCTGATCGGTGGCCAGCTCGATGCCGGCTTCGTGGTCGAGCGCTTCATGGAAGACTGGCAGCCGCGCCCGCGTTTCCTGATCGACCGCTACCTGCCCACGTTCCTTGCCACCCGCGCCCGCCGGATCGGCTGA
- the gph gene encoding phosphoglycolate phosphatase (PGP is an essential enzyme in the glycolate salvage pathway in higher organisms (photorespiration in plants). Phosphoglycolate results from the oxidase activity of RubisCO in the Calvin cycle when concentrations of carbon dioxide are low relative to oxygen. This enzyme is a member of the Haloacid Dehalogenase (HAD) superfamily of aspartate-nucleophile hydrolase enzymes (PF00702).) — protein MSYPYPLVVFDLDGTLVDSAADIAEALNRTLEDIGVARVPETTVLGWIGDGVRRLVEQAVHAAGRDVDLAEVMPTFMVHYRECLLRSPRLFDGVPEALALLRARGVPLAICTNKPAALVPPLLQHLGIADAFSLVLGGDSLPQRKPSGEPLRHIAAHFGQAVDACLMVGDSLTDYRAAEDAGMPIALVRYGYPRGLDLETAHAVAVIDDLRDLPGLQH, from the coding sequence TTGTCGTATCCCTATCCGTTGGTTGTGTTTGATCTGGACGGCACGCTGGTGGACAGCGCGGCTGACATTGCCGAAGCACTGAACCGCACGCTGGAAGACATCGGCGTGGCGCGCGTGCCGGAAACCACCGTGCTGGGCTGGATCGGTGATGGCGTGCGGCGGCTGGTCGAGCAGGCGGTGCACGCCGCCGGTCGCGACGTGGACCTGGCCGAGGTGATGCCGACCTTCATGGTGCATTACCGCGAATGCCTGCTGCGCAGCCCGCGCCTGTTCGATGGCGTGCCGGAAGCCCTGGCGTTGCTGCGCGCGCGCGGCGTGCCGCTGGCCATCTGCACCAACAAGCCGGCCGCGCTGGTGCCGCCGTTGCTGCAGCACCTGGGCATTGCGGATGCGTTTTCACTGGTGCTGGGCGGTGATTCGCTGCCGCAGCGCAAGCCCAGTGGCGAGCCGCTGCGGCACATCGCCGCGCACTTCGGCCAGGCGGTGGACGCCTGCCTGATGGTGGGTGATTCGCTCACCGATTACCGTGCCGCCGAAGACGCCGGCATGCCGATCGCGCTGGTGCGCTACGGCTATCCGCGCGGCCTGGATCTGGAAACGGCACATGCCGTGGCGGTCATCGACGACCTGCGTGACCTCCCCGGCCTGCAGCACTGA
- the btuB gene encoding TonB-dependent vitamin B12 receptor yields MKLQFRMLSLAVLAALPALAHAQASDDTAALDQVLVTATRTPIALQDSIAPAQVIDRAQIESSQATSLQELLAGRAGINLTNSGGLGKQSSLFLRGTNSSHTVVLVDGVRINSADLGLAMYQDLPLAQIERVEIVRGPQSSLYGADAIGGVIQIFTRRNQGGFAPHFQLGGGSNGLREASGGIGGSGERGWFGADIAYQHTDGINACRGSATLFTGCFADEPDRDGYRNLSKSLRGGYTFNEQWSVEGSALRAEGENHYDGYYNYSETLQQVMSGKVRYTPSERLAFTASVGRSDNESDNYGDLGVSGSAQTHRDNASLQADIGLAEGQLLSTGVDWSEDNLDGSSAGYLVDSRRNTGVFVQYQGRFGRHQLQVSARNDDNAQFGDHATGSLGWAMDLGHGLRVNASYGTAFKAPTFSDLYDPWSGVPTLDPETSKSANIGLSQHGQGWHWGVDVYETRIDDLITYDAATFMMQQIEKARIRGAELTAGVVLAGFDINGQLSYTDPRNRTAGSAQFDNWLPRRAQQTARLDVDRRFGDVRAGLTVQGAGKRFDDASNTVKVRGYGTLDLRAEYALTPSWSLLARAANVFDRRYETVAWFNQPGREYQLSVRYQPK; encoded by the coding sequence ATGAAGCTGCAGTTCCGAATGCTGTCCCTGGCCGTGCTGGCCGCCCTGCCCGCCCTGGCCCATGCCCAGGCGAGCGATGACACCGCTGCGCTGGATCAGGTGCTGGTGACCGCCACGCGCACCCCCATCGCCCTGCAGGACAGCATCGCACCGGCGCAGGTGATCGACCGCGCACAGATCGAATCCAGCCAGGCCACCTCGCTGCAGGAACTGCTGGCCGGCCGCGCCGGCATCAACCTGACCAACAGCGGTGGCCTCGGCAAGCAGAGCTCGCTGTTCCTGCGCGGCACCAATTCCTCGCACACCGTGGTGCTGGTCGATGGCGTGCGCATCAACAGTGCCGACCTTGGCCTGGCGATGTACCAGGACCTGCCGCTGGCGCAGATCGAGCGCGTGGAAATCGTGCGCGGGCCGCAGTCCAGCCTGTACGGCGCCGATGCCATCGGTGGCGTCATCCAGATCTTCACCCGCCGCAACCAGGGCGGGTTTGCGCCGCACTTCCAGCTGGGCGGCGGCAGCAATGGCCTGCGCGAAGCCAGCGGTGGCATCGGTGGCAGCGGCGAGCGCGGCTGGTTCGGCGCCGATATCGCCTACCAGCACACCGACGGCATCAATGCCTGCCGCGGCTCGGCCACGCTGTTCACCGGCTGCTTCGCCGATGAGCCCGACCGCGATGGCTACCGCAACCTGTCCAAGAGCCTGCGCGGTGGCTACACCTTCAACGAGCAGTGGAGCGTGGAAGGCAGCGCCCTGCGTGCCGAAGGCGAGAACCACTACGACGGCTACTACAACTACTCGGAAACGCTGCAACAGGTGATGTCCGGCAAGGTGCGCTACACCCCGTCCGAGCGCCTGGCCTTCACCGCCAGCGTCGGCCGCAGCGACAACGAGTCGGACAACTACGGCGACCTCGGTGTGTCCGGCAGCGCGCAGACGCACCGCGACAACGCCTCGCTGCAGGCCGATATCGGCCTGGCCGAGGGCCAGCTGCTGAGTACCGGCGTGGACTGGAGCGAGGACAACCTGGATGGCAGCAGCGCCGGCTATCTCGTGGACAGCCGCCGCAACACCGGCGTGTTCGTGCAGTACCAGGGCCGTTTCGGCCGCCACCAGCTGCAGGTGAGCGCGCGCAACGACGACAACGCGCAGTTCGGCGACCACGCCACCGGCAGCCTTGGCTGGGCGATGGACCTGGGCCACGGTCTGCGCGTGAATGCCAGTTATGGCACAGCGTTCAAGGCACCGACCTTCAGCGACCTGTACGACCCGTGGAGCGGCGTACCGACGCTGGATCCGGAGACGTCGAAGAGCGCCAACATCGGCCTGTCGCAGCACGGCCAGGGCTGGCACTGGGGCGTGGACGTGTACGAGACCCGCATCGATGACCTGATCACCTACGACGCGGCGACCTTCATGATGCAGCAAATCGAGAAGGCGCGTATCCGCGGTGCCGAACTGACCGCAGGCGTGGTGCTGGCCGGCTTCGACATCAATGGCCAGCTGAGCTACACCGACCCGCGCAACCGCACCGCTGGCAGCGCGCAGTTCGACAACTGGCTGCCGCGCCGCGCGCAGCAGACCGCGCGCCTGGACGTGGACCGCCGCTTCGGCGACGTCCGCGCCGGACTGACCGTGCAGGGCGCCGGCAAGCGCTTCGACGACGCCAGCAACACGGTGAAGGTGCGCGGCTACGGCACGCTGGACCTGCGCGCGGAGTACGCGCTGACGCCGTCGTGGTCGCTGCTGGCCCGCGCAGCCAATGTGTTCGACCGCCGCTACGAGACCGTGGCGTGGTTCAACCAGCCGGGCCGCGAGTACCAGCTGAGCGTGCGGTACCAGCCGAAGTAA
- a CDS encoding histidine phosphatase family protein encodes MILDLVRHAGNGRDEFLDGRSDPPQLARLPQELVDAYAGHDWQRVISSPRLRSLHTAMALATPRGLDVDADEEWEELDFGDWDGQSLFDLPEDALAAFHADPHAYPPPNGESWGHFERRIARALDRLLDDEDPLPTVVVSHGGPLRMVLSQVCGLPLSLCWALRIDHGTRLRVWLERGEVGLVGELLELQQP; translated from the coding sequence ATGATCCTCGACCTGGTCCGCCATGCCGGCAACGGCCGCGACGAGTTCCTCGATGGCCGCAGCGATCCGCCGCAGCTGGCCCGCCTGCCGCAGGAACTGGTCGACGCCTATGCCGGGCACGACTGGCAGCGGGTGATCAGCTCGCCGCGCCTGCGCTCGCTGCATACGGCGATGGCCCTGGCCACCCCGCGCGGGCTGGACGTGGACGCGGACGAGGAATGGGAAGAACTGGATTTCGGCGATTGGGACGGACAATCGCTGTTCGACCTGCCGGAGGATGCGCTGGCGGCCTTCCACGCCGATCCGCATGCCTACCCGCCGCCCAATGGCGAAAGCTGGGGCCACTTCGAACGGCGCATTGCGCGCGCGCTGGATCGCCTGCTGGACGATGAGGATCCGCTGCCCACCGTGGTGGTCAGCCATGGCGGCCCGCTGCGCATGGTGCTGTCACAGGTCTGCGGGTTGCCGCTGTCACTGTGCTGGGCGCTGCGCATCGACCACGGCACGCGCCTGCGGGTGTGGCTGGAACGCGGTGAAGTAGGCCTGGTGGGCGAGCTGCTGGAACTGCAGCAGCCGTAA
- a CDS encoding TfoX/Sxy family protein, with protein MSAPKLRNIGPKSAAWLRQVGLRSREDLAALGAVGAFVKVKRAGFKPSLNLLYSLEGALLDCHWQELGEAQREALVQDYEARIAAHPLKAAGPASGPVHEQRFDNEDDGEERFAESADED; from the coding sequence ATGAGCGCACCCAAGCTGCGCAACATCGGCCCGAAGAGTGCGGCGTGGCTGCGCCAGGTCGGCCTGCGCAGCCGCGAGGACCTGGCTGCGCTCGGCGCGGTCGGGGCCTTCGTCAAGGTCAAGCGCGCCGGCTTCAAGCCCAGCTTGAACCTGCTTTATTCGCTGGAAGGCGCGCTGCTGGATTGCCACTGGCAGGAACTGGGCGAAGCACAGCGCGAGGCGCTGGTGCAGGATTACGAGGCACGCATCGCCGCGCATCCGTTGAAGGCCGCCGGCCCGGCATCGGGCCCGGTGCATGAGCAGCGCTTCGACAACGAGGATGACGGCGAAGAGCGCTTTGCCGAGAGCGCGGACGAGGATTAG
- a CDS encoding GAF domain-containing protein, with the protein MFANASLTGSKPEQYAQLLEQARGLVYGESDRIANAANLSALVYHSLPDLNWVGFYLYDGKELVVGPFQGLPACVRIPLDKGVCGAAASQRVTQRVEDVDAFPGHIACDSASRSELVVPLLRGDELIGVFDIDSPKVGRFDAEDQAGLEAIARVFVEALG; encoded by the coding sequence ATGTTCGCCAACGCCTCGCTCACCGGCAGCAAGCCGGAACAATACGCCCAGCTGCTGGAACAGGCCCGAGGCCTGGTCTACGGCGAGTCCGACCGCATCGCCAACGCGGCCAACCTCTCCGCACTGGTCTACCACTCCCTTCCCGACCTGAACTGGGTGGGTTTCTACCTGTACGACGGCAAGGAGCTGGTGGTCGGCCCGTTCCAGGGCCTGCCGGCCTGCGTGCGCATCCCGCTGGACAAGGGCGTGTGCGGTGCCGCTGCCAGCCAGCGCGTCACCCAGCGCGTGGAAGACGTCGATGCCTTCCCGGGCCACATCGCCTGTGATTCGGCCTCGCGCTCGGAACTGGTGGTGCCGCTGCTGCGCGGTGATGAGCTGATCGGCGTGTTCGACATCGACAGCCCGAAGGTGGGCCGCTTCGATGCCGAGGACCAGGCCGGGCTGGAAGCCATCGCCCGCGTGTTCGTCGAGGCCCTGGGATGA
- the bioD gene encoding dethiobiotin synthase: MMPPAVFVTGTDTEIGKTASSTALLHALRRRGLRAVGMKPVASGSQDLGHGLRNEDALALQAASWPVPDYADLNPYALRQPLAPELAAAEDGVEVQLAPIVAAFERLRAQADVVVVEGVGGWLAPVSATLDQLDLVRALRLPVLLVVGMRLGCVNHARLTAQSLQASGVECLGWIGNHIDPAMQRQDENIATLQQRLPMPCWGRLPYLPGADGQTLGAHLGAEQR; the protein is encoded by the coding sequence CTGATGCCGCCGGCGGTGTTCGTCACCGGCACCGATACCGAGATCGGCAAGACCGCCAGCAGCACCGCGCTGCTGCATGCACTGCGCCGGCGCGGACTGCGCGCGGTGGGCATGAAGCCGGTCGCAAGCGGCAGCCAGGACCTGGGCCACGGCCTGCGCAACGAGGATGCGCTGGCGCTGCAGGCGGCCAGCTGGCCGGTGCCGGACTACGCCGATCTGAACCCCTATGCGCTGCGGCAGCCGCTGGCACCTGAACTGGCTGCGGCCGAGGACGGCGTGGAGGTGCAGCTGGCGCCGATCGTGGCCGCCTTCGAGCGCCTGCGTGCGCAGGCCGATGTGGTGGTGGTGGAAGGCGTGGGCGGCTGGCTGGCGCCGGTGTCGGCCACGCTGGACCAGCTCGACCTGGTGCGCGCGCTGCGCCTGCCGGTGCTGCTGGTGGTGGGCATGCGCCTGGGCTGCGTGAACCATGCACGGCTGACCGCGCAGTCGCTGCAGGCCAGCGGCGTGGAGTGCCTTGGCTGGATCGGCAACCACATCGATCCGGCCATGCAGCGCCAGGATGAAAACATCGCCACCCTCCAGCAGCGCCTGCCGATGCCGTGCTGGGGCCGCCTGCCGTACCTGCCGGGCGCGGATGGCCAAACCCTGGGCGCACACCTGGGAGCGGAGCAGCGGTAG
- a CDS encoding PLP-dependent aminotransferase family protein produces MDTDPRATPAPPRYQRLSDELAEAIHGGRLPVGSRLPSLRQMAAQRQLSLNTVIAAYRQLEDAGLVVPRPKAGFEVAPRLSVPQRSLRDAPSAPTAPLQQALMARVLEAQRRPGVIDLAFAGPRGRQFYPGAQLARHTAQVLRHGQQTVETYARPNGSPRLLAQIERRGPRMGLHTHADRLLLTHGAMEALQLALRAVTEPGAAVGIEAPSYFNLYPLLANLGLQAIELPTHPQHGLDVDALEALLEHTPLAALVVMPTVHNPLGCTMPTAAKQRLAELVNAHQLPLIEDAVYAELQFCEPPAPLLKAFDRDGWVMVVGGFSKTLAPDYRIGWLDGGRFAERIALLKFQSTGGEPQLLGDAVAAYLEAGSYEHHLHRMRRLYREQVGRLRQLVAEHFPAGTRATEPQGGFLLWLELPGVDTRELFERALAEDIVFMPGQVYSRGARYRHCLRLSCCQALDARFISAVERLGAIARELAAR; encoded by the coding sequence ATGGATACAGATCCACGCGCCACCCCGGCCCCACCGCGCTACCAGCGCCTGTCCGATGAACTGGCCGAAGCGATCCACGGCGGCCGCCTGCCGGTGGGCAGCCGCCTGCCCTCGCTGCGGCAGATGGCGGCGCAGCGCCAGCTGAGCCTGAACACCGTCATCGCCGCCTATCGGCAGCTGGAAGATGCAGGGCTGGTGGTGCCACGGCCGAAGGCCGGCTTCGAGGTGGCGCCACGCCTGTCGGTGCCGCAGCGATCACTGCGCGATGCCCCCTCGGCCCCCACCGCACCGCTGCAGCAGGCGCTGATGGCCCGCGTGCTCGAGGCGCAGCGACGCCCCGGGGTGATCGATCTCGCCTTCGCCGGGCCACGTGGGCGGCAGTTCTATCCCGGCGCGCAGCTGGCCCGGCACACCGCACAGGTGCTGCGCCACGGCCAGCAGACGGTGGAAACCTATGCGCGCCCGAATGGCTCGCCGCGCCTGCTGGCACAGATCGAACGGCGCGGCCCGCGGATGGGCCTGCACACCCACGCCGACCGCCTGCTGTTGACCCACGGCGCGATGGAAGCGCTGCAGCTGGCCCTGCGCGCGGTGACCGAACCGGGCGCGGCCGTCGGCATCGAGGCCCCCTCCTACTTCAACCTGTACCCGTTGCTGGCCAACCTCGGCCTGCAGGCCATCGAGCTGCCCACCCACCCGCAGCACGGGTTGGACGTCGATGCGCTGGAAGCGCTGTTGGAGCACACGCCGCTGGCCGCGCTGGTGGTGATGCCCACGGTGCACAACCCGCTGGGCTGCACCATGCCGACGGCGGCCAAGCAGCGCCTGGCCGAACTGGTCAACGCACACCAGCTGCCGCTGATCGAGGATGCGGTGTATGCCGAGCTGCAGTTCTGCGAACCGCCTGCGCCGCTGCTGAAGGCATTCGATCGCGATGGCTGGGTGATGGTGGTGGGGGGCTTCTCCAAGACGCTGGCACCGGATTACCGCATCGGCTGGCTCGATGGTGGTCGCTTCGCCGAGCGCATCGCCCTGTTGAAGTTCCAGTCCACCGGCGGTGAACCGCAGCTGCTGGGTGATGCAGTGGCCGCCTATCTGGAAGCGGGCAGCTACGAGCACCACCTGCACCGCATGCGCCGGCTGTACCGCGAACAGGTGGGTCGCCTGCGGCAGCTGGTGGCCGAGCACTTCCCCGCCGGCACCCGCGCCACCGAACCGCAGGGGGGCTTCCTGCTGTGGCTGGAGCTGCCTGGCGTGGACACGCGTGAACTGTTCGAGCGTGCGCTGGCCGAGGACATCGTGTTCATGCCCGGCCAGGTGTATTCGCGTGGCGCGCGCTACCGGCATTGCCTGCGGCTGTCGTGCTGCCAGGCGCTGGATGCACGCTTCATCAGCGCGGTGGAACGGCTGGGCGCGATCGCGCGGGAGCTGGCAGCGCGGTAG
- the msrA gene encoding peptide-methionine (S)-S-oxide reductase MsrA yields MKFSFEQGIAAGIAGLVATALVAGVLLVDHGAMAAPATASAPVQALPAPAGDAAFSDDATHASVVFAGGCFWGVQGVFQHVKGVSNAVAGYAGGSAADARYERVSSGRTGHAEAVKVDYDPRQVSYGQLLQVFFSVAHDPTQLNYQGPDHGSQYRSAIFSDDARQLAASRAYISQLGQAGSYRGPIVTQVASGQRFYPAESYHQNYMANYPQAAYIRYYDAPKLAALGRQFPALYRRQASLVPMR; encoded by the coding sequence ATGAAATTCTCCTTTGAACAGGGCATTGCGGCGGGTATTGCCGGGCTGGTCGCCACGGCGCTGGTGGCCGGCGTGCTGCTGGTGGATCACGGTGCGATGGCCGCACCGGCCACGGCCAGCGCGCCGGTGCAGGCGCTGCCGGCACCGGCCGGCGACGCCGCCTTCAGCGATGACGCCACCCACGCCAGCGTGGTGTTTGCCGGTGGCTGCTTCTGGGGCGTGCAGGGTGTGTTCCAGCACGTCAAGGGCGTGAGCAATGCCGTGGCGGGCTATGCGGGCGGCAGTGCCGCCGATGCACGCTATGAGCGGGTCAGCAGCGGCCGCACCGGCCACGCCGAAGCGGTGAAGGTCGACTACGATCCGCGCCAGGTCAGCTATGGCCAGCTGCTGCAGGTGTTCTTCTCGGTGGCGCACGACCCCACCCAGCTGAACTACCAGGGCCCCGACCACGGCAGCCAGTACCGCTCGGCGATCTTCAGCGATGATGCGCGGCAGCTGGCCGCCAGCCGCGCCTACATCAGCCAGCTGGGCCAGGCCGGCAGCTACCGCGGCCCGATCGTCACCCAGGTCGCCAGCGGCCAGCGCTTCTACCCCGCCGAGAGCTACCACCAGAACTACATGGCCAACTACCCGCAGGCGGCCTACATCCGCTATTACGACGCACCGAAGCTGGCCGCGCTGGGCAGGCAGTTCCCCGCGCTGTACCGGCGCCAGGCCTCGCTGGTGCCGATGCGCTGA